A genomic segment from Nicotiana tabacum cultivar K326 chromosome 7, ASM71507v2, whole genome shotgun sequence encodes:
- the LOC107810134 gene encoding LOW QUALITY PROTEIN: uncharacterized protein LOC107810134 (The sequence of the model RefSeq protein was modified relative to this genomic sequence to represent the inferred CDS: inserted 2 bases in 1 codon), protein MDNEDAKCKRTRARYSLDEAHRKLLAAVLLVEDGNSGNVQENENVDDEDEDNDADFELEIEEALESDIDEHVKADVEEEYEAVTRRPKTRQTRRQRASLENKKKVLGLSNRPLRPLLPYLPISPYSGHGAKSMTMPRCSLASLSLSPANDGFMNGFAAHQIGQLHCLIHEHVQLLIQVFAVCVLEPAIRHIASDVRQLISQMLHKRDEVLASRSVAYPSFCFFFPYVHPSVSDEPSKTSPAQITNKISSAHVLQGDCSSGLNIGSWVPYISGPILSVLDVALIKLVKDFMDDVSHAMQDYRHRQVGGMDDICSEKEPLFPVQNIHFTAEPDGQASLYSNGVPPPSSSFRTSKKTMAAVLVEKAKKQAAAPVPKEIAKLAQRFFPLFNXLYPHKPPPAAVTNRVLFTDAEDELLALGLMEYNTDWRGIQQRYLPCKSKHQIFVRQKNRSSSKAPDNPIKAVRRIKNSPLTAEEVARIEEISLHCNLNFHSTTISICRCFTIYIVMITQGLKVFKLDWMSVWKFIVPHRDPSLLPRQWRIAIGTQKSYKSDASKKAKHRLYEERRKSKAAALETWYVSSEKEDNAADYAVTENSGADNCTERDEEAYVHEAFLADWRPAVSSIQVNHSMSDLAEKIAPAQLLGDESSPVAEEMNSSRSGNGQSHISNEFPVSLRASKTESFSRPYRARKFNSGQLVKLAPGLPPVNLPPSVRVISQSAFKSYHGGTYPRTFGGDACTGDTDNTVPTIASAAKNYYVKDGLFSISAGRNTISNQNLQESSVSKDNKNVTEGKDESDLQMHPLLFRAPEDGPLPYYQSNSSFSTSSLFSFFSGCQPQLNLSFFHHSRQLAHTVNFLDKSSKLRDKTSISSGFDFHPLLQRTDDANCDLEAASFAAPTLYILESSKGRCTQVQNVVDSSSNVTCSMPSSPVGKSNEVDLEMHLSFTSRKQKAMGSRGVADHYMGRSPTSASDSGDQNHQINRTPNRTTQHHDSGATAMILSSDQENGNDLDYMADQSLAEIAMEQGELSDSEEEIGEGVEFECEEMEDSEGEEIFESEEIINDKNEVSLKNNSLKLLRGFLGLRRRGDICTFLLFMVQAQNGEISQCCLTKHVFKMTKQFLANVSLKINVKVEGRNTVLVDVLSRRISLVSDRPTIIFGADVTHPPLGRILARQLLRWLLLKIGLRLQSMLVWFLLKRIGKSLYKIWNCLFPSVEQLHRSLRELYCTEMVLVKDNFIKFFFLNLMQSQDMLGVLVLSPLLCSLHFLLCTFGSFPCSVLHGARTISQWISHKRSCFKQRRCRSYVKEHASTRCWCCCNAYFIFFIWSLLVVCSCAPGLGAYLETASFAENSQYSYYYDKRWASV, encoded by the exons ATGGATAATGAAGATGCTAAATGTAAGCGCACTAGAGCGAGGTACTCACTCGATGAAGCGCACAGGAAGTTACTTGCAGCTGTTTTACTGGTTGAAGATGGAAATTCTGGAAATGTACAAGAGAATGAAAatgttgatgatgaagatgaagacaaCGATGCAGATTTTGAGCTTGAAATTGAGGAGGCATTGGAGAGTGACATTGATGAACACGTGAAGGCTGATGTTGAAGAGGAGTACGAGGCTGTTACTCGAAGACCTAAGACTAGGCAAACTAGGCGCCAAAGAGCTTCTCTTGAGAACAAGAAGAAGGTTTTAGGGCTGTCAAATAGGCCACTACGCCCTTTGTTACCATATCTGCCCATTTCTCCTTACTCTGGACATGGTGCAAAAAGCATGACGATGCCAAGATGTTCTCTAGCTTCACTCAGTCTGTCGCCTGCGAATGATGGCTTTATGAATGGATTTGCAGCCCATCAGATAGGACAATTACATTGTTTGATACATGAGCATGTTCAACTTCTTATTCAGGTTTTTGCGGTTTGTGTTCTTGAGCCGGCCATACGGCACATTGCTTCTGATGTTCGGCAATTGATATCACAAATGCTTCATAAACGTGATGAAGTATTAGCTAGTAGGAGTGTAGCATATCCcagtttttgcttcttcttcccaTATGTTCATCCCTCAGTGTCTGATGAACCTTCGAAGACTTCGCCTGCCCAAATCACCAACAAAATATCTTCAGCACATGTTTTGCAGGGAGATTGCTCATCTGGACTTAACATAGGCTCCTGGGTACCTTATATTAGTGGTCCAATACTATCTGTTCTTGATGTGGCTCTGATCAAATTAGTCAAGGACTTCATGGATGATGTTTCTCATG CTATGCAAGATTACCGACATCGGCAAGTAGGAGGTATGGATGATATCTGCTCCGAGAAGGAACCCTTGTTTCCTGTGCAAAACATTCATTTTACTGCTGAACCTGATGGTCAGGCTTCCTTGTATTCAAACGGTGTGCCTCCTCCTTCATCAAGTTTtcgaacatcaaagaagactatgGCTGCTGTATTAGTAGAAAAAGCTAAAAAACAGGCAGCTGCTCCTGTTCCAAAGGAGATTGCTAAGTTAGCCCAGCGCTTCTTTCCTTTGTTTAA CCTGTATCCCCATAAGCCACCCCCTGCAGCGGTAACAAACCGGGTGCTTTTTACTGATGCAGAGGATGA ATTATTAGCATTGGGTTTGATGGAGTATAATACAGACTGGAGGGGAATTCAGCAGCGCTATCTTCCTTGCAAATCTAAGCATCAG ATTTTCGTCAGGCAGAAGAATCGCTCATCATCTAAAGCACCTGATAATCCAATAAAG GCGGTTCGGAGGATAAAAAACTCTCCCTTGACAGCAGAAGAGGTTGCACGTATTGAAGAGATAAGTTTACACTGCAACTTAAATTTCCATAGCACCACCATCTCCATTTGTCGCTGCTTCACTATTTACATAGTCATGATCACGCAGGGTCTGAAGGTGTTCAAGCTTGACTGGATGTCAGTGTGGAAGTTTATTGTTCCTCATAGAGATCCTTCCTTGTTACCCCGGCAGTGGCGCATTGCTATTGGAActcagaaatcatataaatcCGATGCTAGTAAGAAGGCAAAACACCGGTTATATGAAGagagaagaaaatcaaaagcTGCTGCTTTGGAAACTTGGTATGTTTCTTCCGAAAAGGAG GATAATGCTGCTGACTATGCTGTAACAGAAAATAGTGGTGCAGATAATTGTACAGAAAGAGATGAGGAGGCTTATGTTCATGAGGCCTTTTTGGCAGATTGGAGGCCTGCTGTATCCAGCATCCAAGTGAATCATTCTATGTCAGACCTGGCAGAGAAAATTGCTCCTGCTCAGCTATTGGGAGATGAGAGTTCTCCAGTTGCTGAAGAGATGAATAGCAGTCGTTCTGGAAATGGGCAATCGCACATCTCTAACGAGTTCCCTGTTTCTCTGAG GGCCTCAAAAACCGAGTCCTTTTCGCGGCCATACCGAGCCCGTAAATTTAACAGTGGACAATTAGTCAAATTAGCTCCGGGCCTGCCTCCTGTTAATCTTCCACCATCTGTTCGAGTTATATCTCAGTCAGCTTTTAAAAGCTATCATGGTGGAACGTATCCAAGGACTTTTGGTGGGGATGCTTGTACGGGTGATACAGACAACACAGTCCCAACAATTGCAAGTGCTGCAAAGAATTATTATGTGAAAGATGGACTGTTTAGCATTAGTGCTGGGAGGAACACTATAAGTAATCAGAATCTACAGGAAAGCAGTGTGTCAAAGGATAATAAGAATGTTACTGAAGGAAAAGATGAGTCAGATCTACAGATGCATCCTTTGCTCTTCCGGGCCCCTGAAGATGGCCCTTTGCCATATTATCAGTCTAACTCTAGTTTTAGTACATCCAGTTTGTTCAGTTTCTTTTCGGGTTGTCAACCTCAACTAAATCTTAGCTTCTTTCATCATTCACGCCAATTAGCCCATACTGTTAACTTTCTTGACAAGTCTTCTAAGCTCAGGGATAAAACTTCAATATCATCTGGTTTTGACTTTCATCCACTTCTGCAAAGAACTGATGATGCAAATTGTGACTTGGAAGCTGCATCCTTTGCTGCACCAACTTTATATATCTTAGAGTCATCAAAAGGAAGGTGCACTCAAGTTCAGAATGTTGTCGATAGTAGTTCAAATGTTACTTGTTCTATGCCCTCTAGCCCTGTGGGAAAAAGCAATGAGGTTGACTTGGAGATGCACTTGAGTTTCACGTCCAGAAAGCAGAAAGCCATGGGAAGCAGAGGAGTGGCTGACCATTATATGGGAAGATCACCTACTAGTGCTTCAGATTCTGGAgatcaaaatcatcaaatcaatAGAACTCCAAATAGAACCACGCAACACCATGATTCAGGTGCTACCGCAATGATTTTATCCAGCGACCAAGAAAATGGAAATGACCTTGATTATATGGCAGACCAGTCCCTTGCAGAAATTGCGATGGAGCAGGGAGAGTTAAGTGACTCAGAGGAAGAAATAGGAGAAGGTGTAGAGTTTGAGTGCGAAGAGATGGAGGACTCAGAAGGAGAGGAGATATTTGAATCCGAGGAGATAATTAATGATAAAAATGAGGTATCTCTTAAAAATAACTCTCTTAAACTGCTTAGGGGATTTCTAGGACTCAGAAGGAGAGGAGACATTTGCACCTTTCTTCTCTTTATGGTACAAGCCCAGAATGGTGAAATCTCGCAATGCTGCTTGACAAAACATGTATTTAAGATGACTAAGCAGTTTTTGGCCAATGTATCCCTGAAGATAAATGTGAAGGTTGAAGGAAGAAATACTGTGCTGGTTGATGTGCTCTCTAGACGAATTTCCCTTGTCAGCGACCGCCCAACTATCATTTTTGGTGCAGATGTCACCCATCCCCCCCTGGGGAGGATTCTAGCCCGTCAATTGCTGCG GTGGTTGCTTCTCAAGATTGGCCTGAGATTACAAAGTATGCTGGTTTGGTTTCTGCTCAAGCGCATAGGCAAGAGCTTATACAAGATCT GGAATTGCTTATTTCCTTCCGTCGAGCAACTGCACAGAAGCCTCAGAGAATTATATTGTACAG AGATGGTGTTAGTGAAGGACAATTTTATCAAGTTCTTCTTTTTGAACTTGATGCAATCGCAAG